ATTTTTAGaatatgaaaatatgtaaaGATATCATATATTTTGTCCAAATAAATTTGTCCTTATAAGCCATGTAATCTTTAAAAGTAGAGGTTATtttagtgatttttttaatggtttaagaAAAGCTTTTCTTTGAACTAAAAGCTATTAATCGTATTCTTAAACGTTGTCATTATGCCCCCATAGATGCATGCCTCAGCAGGAGGAGGTTTCTGTGACTGTGGAGACTTGGAGGCTTGGAAGACCGGACCATGCTGCTCCCAACACGACTCTGGCACCTCAGTTGCTATGGAAACGGTACGGTTCATTTTCCAGCAGGTCTTCAATGTTGCGACTAGTAGGTTTTTCCATGAACTCTACTGTTGAACTAACTTCCTGCTCTGATGTCACAGGACAGGCCATGTGGGACAGCCCTGGGAAACATGAGTATGTGTGGGAAAGTGGCGCATCTTTGACACAACAAAAATGCGATGGATAGAAAAATCTGTGATTTGGAGCTCTTGAAAGATAAAGGCCTTGGTAGTTTAGTGCTTTAAATCCCAGTATTCAAAAGAGTCAAGGGTGTTCAGACACAGTCTTAATATGGATTTGATCCTGATTGAGTTCTACAGCTCTGTGCCATTTATGACTCCCTGAATGTTTCAGCTTTAGAAGGCAGATGGCCTTGTTCTGTGCAGTTAACTCAATAGACTCACTGTGATAAGATCAGGCTCCAGATCCACACATGCTCATGACCACTCGCCACGTCCTTACCTTTGTTGAAAAGCAGCAGGTGGCTTTTTGTGTTTGACACCCagaggtttttatttttgtgcaatctAAACCTGCACATAATGAGAATGACAGCTCACTTTTTAACTAAAACATCAAACAGTATAATGTTGGTCGAATGACTCTTGCCATGTTTTGCGATTAACCTCAATGAAGATGGTTTATCTGTACTCATAATGTAGTTGAGCACTGGTATTGGTGCTTTTACTTCTAGAAACCTTTTAGGTTTGTTAATGCAGTCAAGTGCATAAAAACGGCTCCTTACCTTACTACAGTTTACACAGTCAGCAttcaataatgtatttttaatctcAGTTATATATGAAGTGTcctgcaattttatttttaaacagaaatggtGGTAGAGAGACAAAAGTTATGTGTTGCAGCTTTAGTAACCTGCAGTTTTATTGGTTAAACAGAGGTGATAGAGAGGTAATGATATGGATTGCAACcttaaaatcataataaatatatagGTCCCTCCTTCATTATAAGTCTTTAGGATTTTAATCATCTGATAGTGATAGTCAGTCAGAatacaaaaacatgtatatatatatatatatataaaatgtctaaatgtctaaatgcCGCATTCAAGCGCTCCAGGCAGGTAGACGTGTCTTGGAACGGTCCACTAACGTCACTCACAGTTTGCTAGAATGGTCCAACACTGCACGCAGCCATGTCTGAAAACCACAGGGATATAAATTCCCGAAAAATGGGATAACCATTCGTTGTTGTCAAGTGTTAGTGTTGCAGATATAATGTTTTAGTTTACACAACAATACATATGTTTGCATACTCGTATACAGTCAGCTTGCTGTTGAGGGTTAACGGACCGGCTTAGACTGTTCCAAAATGGCCCTAGAAACAAATGCCCCtagaaacagatgctaatgTGACATCTAGTTTTTATATCTATGTTCAAATATGACTCAATAACAAGATGTTGTTTAGAAATCTGCATGTGTGTTACAGGATGAGTGTACGTTAGATTCAGCCCTTGAGGAACGTGCTCAGACACTGTTCCGGGTGCTGCTACGTTACACTGTAGACATGCTGGTTTGGAAGGAGACTGATGAACTGCAAGAGGAGCTGAAGCCAAAGTAAATGCACAAACGGGCATTATTAAAGCAACAAGCTCTCATTTTCACAATACCACATTGCTAGTTGCAACCCTGCTCTCATTTTTTCAGTTAAAGAAAATCATGCTTGAAAGAGTTTAGAAAGAATGGATCCTAGAGCCCCTTGTAGTGTTACTTTGTAGTCATAACTTTAAAGGACTACATACATCTAGAATATTCTATCATGAATTCTATTTATATTTGGATAAGCTACGTATTTATACCCACCTTTAAGACCCACCAAACCTACACTGAGAAATATAAACTGATCTATAATGTATGGCAGCTGGCCCATCCTCTCTTATCACTGTTTTATTGCAgatgtattttgtattaatgGTGTACTGtgttgtttaatgtctttttagAGTCAAGGAAGACAAGTACTTTTGCGTGCTCTACAATGATGAACATCACTCCTATGATCATGTGATCTACACACTTCAGCGAGCTATCAGATGCGACCAGAATGAGGCTCAAACATACACAGCTCTTATTGACAGAGAGGTGTAGTATTTTAAGCATCTTGTTTAACTTTCTTAGGCCCTTGGatattaaagtgcaaattacaAAGAGGGaccatttttgtttcacaaataGACATGTAAGTAGAGCTTGTTTTTAATTTCAGGGAAGGAGAGCAGTGAAGAGAGGCACTCTAAGGTCTTGTCAACAAGCTAAAGACAGTATCAGGGTAAACATTGTATCTGTTTTCCATTATTGGGGATCATATAGATGCATAATGTCTAAGTCTGAGCGTCCATTTAACCATCATTTCCTTTGCAGTCGAATTCAGAGCAACTTACACAGCAACCTCTGCGGGTAGAGATTCTCAACACCGCTGTTATGGCTCATCAGACCTTTTCCCTCAGACTCGGCACATGGTTCCAGAAGATTATCGGTTACTCAGGTTGAGCATTCAtgactttttaataaaacaactttCAAATTTATACTGTATCTTTTGTACCTGTACTGGCAATGGACCTCCCAGAGTCTATTTgctttaatgtaattttactgCCATTATTTTGGTACTTGATGTCAAATGGTATCTTCCGGCCTAAGTGAATTAATCTTGAACACAATACACTGTTGATCAGctattatgttgtttatttttgtaagtgatGTTTGGCTTTTGTCCTTGTTGCTGTTCTGCAGTTGGCCTCAGGCAGGTTTTCTGTCAGGTGGCTTTAGACCCATGCTTTGACGGCAGTAAACTCAGCTTGATCAGTCGAGTCATGCTACACGACGCCGGACTTTATAAAGGTCAGTAGTGAGGTCTCTTACACAGTTTAAATAGCTTAAGATCTGTAAAAGTCTATTCAGATCGGAATACTACCTCCTTGTAACCTTGTTTTGTGTAACTCCTCAGGAGCCCGCAAGGTCATCCATGAGTTAATTTTTAGCAGTTTACTAATGGACACAGAATACAAGAGGCAGTTTGCCATGAAATTCACAGAGGTATCATTTTGGAAAAGAATTTAATTGTTGACCTGATTTCAGTGTTCTAAGTATTCATCCACTAGACGAAAAATTGGTGGTGAGGTCTAATATGTGTTTATTATAACTTTCAGCACTATCAACAGCTTCAGGAGGACTTTATTAGTGATGACCACCAAAGAAATATATCAGTCACAGCCTTGTCTGTGCAGATCTTTACTGTTCCCACTCTGGTATGAAATTACAACGGTTCATGTGACATCATACTGTATTTATTACAGAGCAGCTTTTTCTTGTCTgttatagagaatgtgaagctctataattgcagtttttaacacaacaagaCCGACccaccatagttatatttcctaatcaaacaagaaaaacaaaacactgcattgaacgcactagcagcattcctcccaagatggcgcaacattcaacagGGCGTGACAtagcttcacattctctgtTCTTGCTACCAACTTATAAAAGGCTTCAATGTGGTGTATCAATCGGATATGTTATACTGTAcacatgttatgtttttttttaggcCAGGCAGTTGATAGAGGAAGGAAACGTTATAAAGGTGATAATAGACACAGTAATGGAGATGATGAGGGAACACCTGGACAGCAACGGCCGCTTCCATTTTCAGGGCTACAACTCTGACAAGTTCTTCCGGGTTCAAGTTATTTTCCATGACTTGAGGTATTGAACATGCCACAGTTTCCATAGTGCTCTGAATGAAATGCATATGTTATCTTATTCTCAACATCAGTTTTTAATAGACCCATatgaactttttttgtttgcGTGGAAGTGAAATGTTGAAGAATTTACTGGCCACTCAATTttcatataatgaaagtgaaagagTCCATGACTAAAGTAATCATAATACTTCCGCAATAAATTTTTTGCAATGTCATATCATAGCTTTGTGTGTACAAAAGTAAAAAGTTGAgcataattcatgacagaacttacatttttttaattatgtaaaataattactcATAAAATCAAAACGAGAACAATTTTTCTGAAAGTCAGCTTAATCCCAATTCATTTTGATGATCTTAGGTACATACTTATCAGCAAACCCTCGGTGTGGACTGAGGAACTTAGGGTGAAGTTTCTTGAAGGCTTCcatgtctttctttgttttcttcgTTGTATGCAGGTAACATTTTGCTTTCAATACTTCTTGCCTTAACTATTTAAATGCACCTAAATGTGTCCGTATTTATTAGAACTTCTGTCAATGTTAAAAACCACAGTTGGCTTTAAGACTTTCTTCTCTGATGTCAGGGGATGGAAGAGGTAAAAAGGCAGGTTGGTCAGCATGTCGAGGTGGAGCCTGAGTGGGAAGCGGGGTTTACTCTTCAGATGCAGCTACGCCATATTCTGGCCATGTTTCAGGACTGGTGCTCTTCAGACGTGAGTCACAGCGGCTCAGTGGCCTTACTTTTCCCTTTTTGATATGATTTCACCAGGATAGGAATAAACTAGACATGTTTAATGTACATTTGCTTCACCTTATTACAAAATATTctgtatttagtatttttttgttatttattttaatgaaatagaaTACAACTTTTTTTTCCAGTCAtaatcacaaacattttaacatctattgtcaatatttcattattttattgggGTAGCAGCTCAATAAGTGTGGAAGCTATTGAAGTATCACTGcataacacatacacatgagtactttgtttctttagtgTAACAAATTGTCAGACTCAGAGCAGTTAATTTACTTATTGTCCACTTTTATTGCCATCACTGTTTCCTTGTCAATTGGCTAGTGAATTTTGTTTAACCATTGGTTAATGATTGACCTTAATATGTGACCGTGTATGGATggacatttgttattttaaccaCAGGAAAGGGTTCTGTTGTTGGCCTTTCAAGAGTGTTATCAGGTTCTAATGTCCTGCACCAACCAGCCCTTCCGCAGCGAGCCAACCGACAGCTACATGTGCAAGCAAATCCTGCATGCACGGCAATACAAAGTCTCCCAGGAGCCCGTCTCCATCCACCTGCCCATCTCCAGACTCCTGGCCGGTTAGCAAAATATGTTTGCTTTGCTCTAGCAAAATTCAAACACTTTCCTTTGAAAGTTGTGAAACTTTTGAAAAGGTAAAACCAACGTTTTCATTTCCATTTAAAGTGAAAGGGAATGAAGACTGGTTTGATCAGTctacaaaatgttaaaacaaaatagaCTGAGCTATGTCATTGAGTTAAACTTAAGAGTTGGATTAGTGTGATTTTAATGATAATTCTACATTTTCACTAAATTGGAAATTGGAAACCTCTCAGAAATTCTCATTAAAGGTGCAAAGGAGATCTGTTGTCAAGTAGGTTTTTATTGtagaatatacattttgaaaGCATGTGACCAAATCTGATGTTTTAAACAGTGAAATCTGTCTTTGTGATGAATTGAACCAACTGACTGCAGTTctctgagttttttttcttttttataggctttcataatgttttaaaactaaaatggcACGTTAAAGCATGTGCTATAGTTTTACCTTTTTTCTCATGGTCACTATCAATTTGTAATGCAATGATATCATATTTAAATTATAGATAggatattttttaacttttcggAGGTTCTTAAGGTTGTGTGTTGCTTTCAGGTTTATATGTGCTCTTGTGTCAGAACGGAGCAGTCCGGTACCTCCCCGACTTTGTGGATCCTGTGAGTTctgatgtaataaataaaataactgtgaAATAGGTTAAGTTCTAGTGTTTAGAATAACagatctttgtgtttgtgtaaaggCTCGGCTGAACTACATCGAGCTGGCAGAGCAGCCACTGCACTGTATAGTGCTTGCAGCTCAGGTGTGTGCCGACATGTGGCGCAGAAACGGCCTGTCGCTGGTCAGCCAGGTGAGAGAAATTCTCAATAAAGTTTTTATGTGTGAATATGTTCTCCTATTCAATGTTTTTTCTGGAATAGCTAGAAGTAAGCAATTTATAGGttgatttcataaaaaaaacatcactcaCTTTGGGGGTGAGTTTGGGGCGGGGTTACTCGAACACACTTTTTGTGTGGTCTACATTCAATTACATTCAaagaattgtttaaaatgtgttttgtatttgagAGAGGATGACAGAAAACATTTGGGTGATAAAGTTATATGTGTATATTGTCACTTTGTATTGTATTACTGATGTGTTTTGCCaaatcctgtgtttgtttgcctCTGTTAGGTGTATTACTATCAGGATGTGAAGTGCAGGGATGAAATGTTTGATAAGGATGTCATAATGCTGCAGGTATGggcaaaaaaacaaagttatgaTGATATTGTTAACTTTGGTAAAGATATGTATTGAAGTTGACAATTTTTGAACATTCACAGATTGCTGCGTCCAAAATGGACCCAAACCACTTTCTTATGCTCATTCTTTTGAGATTTGAACTCTTTGAAATGTTCAATGGTAACTGCTCGAGTAAAGATCAGGTGAGTTTTTTTGAAAATCAATTATAACAGTGTTGATAAAATGGCTAACCAAATttagttttgaaacatttagtTAAATTATTCACTGATTGATCGATTGAATTCAGTCATCTCTCAGATTTGTTTTCACAAGTCTCCAACTGCCTAAATAATTTATCAGATATTGTTATAGTTAATTGTTACTATTTAGCGCAGTtcttgattattattattttcaagtCTAACCGCCGTACAATTAACAGTCTCATTCAATCAGATCTTGCaattatagatggtttcagcggtaacaacattaacaaacgtaatgtggcccaaacttaacttccggtactgTTGTAACTGATTAttgttgattatttttaatttaatctaatacaatgaagatagaataaaatatttatatttatatataaatgtgataatacataaaaaaattaaattagttCTTAAATTACTAGCCACTAGCCGGAccgataaaaaaacacagaccggaagttaaaggagtcatattAGTCATatgctaaaacgaatattatcgtatgttttagatataatgaaatgtgtatacaccaaaaacgctgtattttccacataccttgCTTGTTTGTATCTTCTTTTTGCCCTGCCTCGGAATGCGCAGACCAAAGCTCGTCTCAAAGTAAagagaggtgtgctatgattggccagttaaccagcgcatagtgattggtcgaatactgcaagcatgtgacggaaatgtaacgccccttaccatatttggaacatcaggttccaatgcaattgtactgacagttctgacttgcgtatacatttgggcgatcttagtcaactcataccatgaactgacagAGGTTTgtgagggtgtggttacacaagatgtatcaggcaggtctgggtgagcattcacttttagatagaatgtattttttgttcagacactttaatttttgcaattttacgtgtctactacatgcatgggcaacttataacacaccaaagacacaggaaaacacgttcgcgccatatgaccttGGGGTTTAATGGCCTTTAACTTTGGCTTGGCGCGTACTTCCTTCTATATTTATAGTAGTTGTAATTATCTgctatttgttggttttattgtagataacaacattgttcaaaatatttttttgcttctTCACAACACAGGAGGTGCTGAAACAGTGGAATAGGTTAACAGAGGAGATGCTATACCTGATAATCATCATTGTAGGCAAGTTCTCCGTTTGACCAcaagaaaacaatatatttatgcTGAACATAGTACTTTACACCATGTGATTTCTATTCAGCTTTGATAGTCAAAAGACATTGTTCAGTTAATACTTTTCAGGCATAATtcaggcaaaaataaaaattcttttatcatttactcaaccacaCGTCTTTTTCCCatcctctatgactttctttgctctgcagaacacaaaataagatattttgaagaattttgttaaccaaacaaaactGGTCCTAATTAACTTTCATTAAAGGGACAAAAAGACACTGCTATTTTTCTCAAgatgtattttgtgtttcacagattaAAGAGCCATACACAGGTTGTAAACatcatgagtgtgaataaatgatgacggaattaaaatttttgggtcaactatgcCTTTAAACCAGGGGTGTTCAACAGGGGGTCCGCAGTAGAACTGCAAGGGGTCTGCTAATTACTGTTTACTCACAggcaactttttgttaaaaatgtaaagcatgggaacagaaatattacaaccAATGTTGTCTTTAAGCTGCGCACCTCATTGAAGCTCCCGCGCATTGCAATTTTAACTGTGTGCAGACAAAAATATCCATCAAGGCAGCGGAAGCAATGAAAGAAACGTTACATCAGCATAATAAAAACCGGTAGAGTAAGAATCAGTGCAGTCTCCCTTCTGAGAAAAGTATGTATGCGTGCAAATAAAGTGGATTCTCATATGTTTCTGAACTTCTGTTCAAATTTGTAAAAGCTGTAAAGGGATAATTTGACAGCCAAATGACATTACACAGAAtattaaacagaaatgtattaAGAATAGGtgcaaaaataacataatagtgctaatgtaatgtcttaacataatattgCTGTAACAATAgggttgtttctatttaaatagctcTGTTTACACATTTAGTATAAGGGGGTCCCTGATCCATGCATCTCTCATCTAAGGGGTCCTTGCCCCGGAAAacgttgaagacccctgctTTAAACTATTAACTGAACCATGATCTTTAAGTCTTAATATGACAACTGAAACTGGTATGAtttatataatgaataaatcTATGCAGGTGAGCGGTATGTTCCTGGAATCAGTGACGTGTCTAAGGAGGATGTGACTATGAGGGAGGTCATTCATCTGCTGTGTATTGAACCCATGGCTCATAGCAGCTTAGTCAAAAGTCTACCAGAAAATGTAAGATATTTCATGTGTCTGCTACACTAGCAAATGTTCCATTGTTGGAAAAAGCGTGGGAATTTAAGCAAACTTAACATCTTTAAATATGTAACTGAACAATAAACATGTATTTCATGAactacaatatttgttttttgttgcgTCACAGGAAAGCAATGAAACAGGACTCGAATCTGTCATATCTAAGGTCTCCACCTTTAAGTGAGTACATTACATGTTTGGCTAAGGATGGATTTATCCCAATATTTACTCACTCAAAACGGACTGGTcactttttcatatttatttgccAATGGAAAGCATATTCTTATCACAGACTTTGTTTTTTTAGGAAACCTGGAGTATCAGGCCATGGCTTGTACGGGCTAAAGAATGAATGGTTGAAAGAGTTTAACCCCTTTTTCTATCATTATTCAAGACCTCAGCACAGTAAGGTACACAGTTTGTGTCATTACTAAATCTCACTTGTTAAAAATTGAGTTGTTTAGCAGCATGAATACCaggaaatgtgtttgtattaGGCTGAAGAGGCTCAGAAGAAGAGGAGAACCCAAGAGGGCAGTGATAAAGGTATGCTGTCCTCCTTAATATGTAACTAACTTCTAAAACATGAGTGTTGATGCAGGTTTGAGTCATCCATCATTTCCTGAGCTCCTTGGCCCATCTTAATTGTTTTTTGCCTAGTAATGACAATACATGGAGTTCATGTCTTTAACAtatttacacaacacacatgaaTATAAATACTTGCGTAGTCTAGTAAATGCTACTGTTCCGTTTTAGCCCTGCGGCCCCCAGTGCCCCCTCCCTTCTGCCCAGCGTTCTCCAGTATTGTGCGTCTGCTTTGCTGTGATGTCTTCATTCACGTTCTGAGGAGAGTTCTCCAGAAAGCAGTGGAGGACCGATCCAACCGCTGGACAGAACCCATGATCCAGAGGGTATGTGACTTGGCACCCTGTTGCCTTTCTCTGTTTGTCTTTTAATTCTTGCCTGTTTGAACAAAAACTTTGATTTCAAATCTAAACTGATAGTTCCTCAAATAgttaattatttactcaaccttatGTTACAGTATACCATACTTATGATTGTTTCTTTATTGGAACCTGTTGTTGTTGGATTCAATGtatgtgcattttttatttatcaaaagatgtgtttttttatgtgcttCTGCAGGCCTTGCACCTTGTGGCACAGGCACTTTTAGAAGAAAAGACGCAGCTGCAAGGCAGCAATCCTGAAGACGTGACTTTTGATTTCAGTCTGAAAGCACAAAGTAAGATTTCACTCTTTTCTCTTATTAGATCTCTTTAAAACTTAGTGAGCTGTCTTTGTTGTCTGTAGCCTTGATAGACAGCTGTCTTCTAAGGCAATTGAGCTTACAGTCGATCTTTTGTAACACTCGACACACTTTGGTAATATTAATACCCAATAAATCATTTCCTTCCTACATAATTTTTCCAATGTCTGTGTTGACTTGGTGCTCAAACACTTGTGAATTGTTTCAAAAACTTTCtatgaaatgtttgtgaagGACTGTCTGAAGTGCATGAAGATGGTTAACTTTCATCAAGAAAGACCTTTTTCCATTAGCCCagagtattgtttttttttctcagttttgaCTTCCTTTTATCACAATTGCTGACTGATTTGTTACAGCTGCAAATTTGTTGAATTTTCAGAAATCGGTTCAGAACATGGCAAATCTTTGTTCCACTTCCTATCCAAAATGAAGTCTTTACCGTCTCTTGAAGCTCAGAAAGACATGATCACATGGAATTTACAGGTATGAACGTGGGCAGATTATACATATTGACAtgaatttgatttatatttaatatctaaGCTTTACATGTTTCTAACAAAAGATGTTTGAGGTGGTGAAGTGCCTTCGGGAGAAATCTGGGCCCGTAGTTTCATTTCCCATCCATCAGAGCAAGTCAGAGGAGGTACTTCGATTTCAAAGAATAAGTTCTATTTGAAACGCATCTATtatattcatcattttaaagtgtttaaagttGTTCATCTCTGAGCAGAGTGTTCATGATAAAGAGAAAGTCGAGCGGAGGAGGAAAGCAGAGGCTGCTAAAGCGCACAGGCAGAAGATTATGGCACAGATGTCTGCAATGCAGAAGAACTTTATAGAG
The sequence above is drawn from the Triplophysa dalaica isolate WHDGS20190420 chromosome 15, ASM1584641v1, whole genome shotgun sequence genome and encodes:
- the ubr1 gene encoding E3 ubiquitin-protein ligase UBR1 isoform X3, coding for MAESQSGELLSTKWQEAPNRGAAILSHLGEHVPLIYCLEAEPQQREEEQKVEEHLLFPLECFLFGEDPHVGLEKLQQCDSSSLSQQCGRVFKEGETVYSCRDCAIDPTCVLCMECFQKSVHKSHRYKMHASAGGGFCDCGDLEAWKTGPCCSQHDSGTSVAMETDECTLDSALEERAQTLFRVLLRYTVDMLVWKETDELQEELKPKVKEDKYFCVLYNDEHHSYDHVIYTLQRAIRCDQNEAQTYTALIDREGRRAVKRGTLRSCQQAKDSIRSNSEQLTQQPLRVEILNTAVMAHQTFSLRLGTWFQKIIGYSVGLRQVFCQVALDPCFDGSKLSLISRVMLHDAGLYKGARKVIHELIFSSLLMDTEYKRQFAMKFTEHYQQLQEDFISDDHQRNISVTALSVQIFTVPTLARQLIEEGNVIKVIIDTVMEMMREHLDSNGRFHFQGYNSDKFFRVQVIFHDLRYILISKPSVWTEELRVKFLEGFHVFLCFLRCMQGMEEVKRQVGQHVEVEPEWEAGFTLQMQLRHILAMFQDWCSSDERVLLLAFQECYQVLMSCTNQPFRSEPTDSYMCKQILHARQYKVSQEPVSIHLPISRLLAGLYVLLCQNGAVRYLPDFVDPARLNYIELAEQPLHCIVLAAQVCADMWRRNGLSLVSQVYYYQDVKCRDEMFDKDVIMLQIAASKMDPNHFLMLILLRFELFEMFNGNCSSKDQEVLKQWNRLTEEMLYLIIIIVGERYVPGISDVSKEDVTMREVIHLLCIEPMAHSSLVKSLPENESNETGLESVISKVSTFKKPGVSGHGLYGLKNEWLKEFNPFFYHYSRPQHSKAEEAQKKRRTQEGSDKALRPPVPPPFCPAFSSIVRLLCCDVFIHVLRRVLQKAVEDRSNRWTEPMIQRALHLVAQALLEEKTQLQGSNPEDVTFDFSLKAQKIGSEHGKSLFHFLSKMKSLPSLEAQKDMITWNLQMFEVVKCLREKSGPVVSFPIHQSKSEESVHDKEKVERRRKAEAAKAHRQKIMAQMSAMQKNFIESNKMLYDNVPESSSQSETTATVESRMDVDDSRVAVGPQQGVCCTDWEALTCILCQEEQEVQAQAPAMVLTACVQRSTVLTQCRGKTLSVKDQYYPIFMPPDLAVGTHTGSCGHVMHATCWQKYFEAVQNTTRNRLHAELLIDLENGEYMCPLCKSLCNTVIPLIPVEARHLDYDSAELVGQHLTLSRWIQILISRIRGLKPAREADNNSEQGADQASALSVEEQADFRSILSFGVQEPPKFCRSITEMLMVCATTVHRVGLQMAPNDLCPYVPVMSWNTCAYTIQAIENMLQEEGKALFGALQNRQLAGLKAVVQFSAAQRLKSSHAVVQQHFADMLAVLLPVPNVEDTPSILEVDFFHLLVGLVLSIPVLYQEEAVDLQPSAISTAYNHLHILHLVTMGHMLQVLLTTHDCAVIGGPEEGDEAQAAAALYSLVSQHTDGLRSGVSGFTVAETVKRGIFPFLRCATLFFSCLTGVPPPEELSIVAESPEGQLPFICSYLALPCNLFQLFQDHRDVITPLMKRWCENTAISKALKSEMHIIRYPRKRNRLIDLPEDYSVLLNQASHFKCPNSSDDERKHPTLCLLCGVMLCAQSPCCQVQLNGEDVGACTAHAATCGAGVGMFLRVRECEIVLMASRTRGSPYPAPYLDDYGETDPQLGRGNPLHLSPERYRKLLNMWQQHCILEEIARSLEVLNVMFAFEWQML